In the Pseudoalteromonas sp. A25 genome, CGCTGTCGCTGGAGCACGCAGTCAAAGCAAGTAGCACCGCAGAAATAGAGAGTGTGTTTTTTACATTCATAGTAAGCCGCTCATTAAAAAATATCATAATAAATACCTATAACGCATCGGTTATAGGTTACAAAAAGCGGCGAAATAGTAATGAACCAGAAAAAAATCGCAATAGCAGCTCACGACAAAAAATGCACAAAGCGAAACTATCAATATGTTACAGCAGTATTTCACTGTATATATTTACAAACGTTTACATTGCATATTCCATTCACGCTAGCTGAACCGAATAGCTAACCAACCTACATATAGAGTCTTCTGGCTCTATTTTCGCACACCAAAATGAAGCCAAACATAAAGGTGTACGTGCAAAAACACTCAAAACAACTATTTACTTATCAACAACAAAAGCAAATATACAGCCACAGTTAGTTCGCTGGGCGCAATTGCTCTATAAAGTCTGCACTAACCCAGAATATATCGATATCTCCCTCTTTGGATACTTTTCGATTGAAGAATAAATACTTACCGTCAGGTGTTACGCTGGCAAGTGCTTCCCATTCATTGGTATTTATCTTATTGCCTAAATTAATTGGTGTGCCCCATGTGCCATTTTTTTGTTTATAACTAATGTATAAATCAGATCCCCCAAAACCACTCTCTCGGGTACTATCAAAAATGAGGTACGATTCATCGGGTGCAATAAATGGATGAAAGCTTTTGCCGTTATTAATTTCTTTATTCAGCAACTTGGGGGCTTGATATTGGCCATTCACTCGCTTTGAGTAACGAATATCGCCAGTCAGGTCGTTTTTAAACTCATCAAAAAATACCGTGCCATTCGCTGAGGCAGATAAACGCATGATCCGCCAAGTATCTAGCGCTTCAGCTAATGGCTGTAACTCAGACCAGCCGTTTTCAGTGCGCTTTCGATAGCGCTTACCCAAATGCATGATGTCACCATTTGGAGAAAATAACGGTGTGCCATGACGAGGGGAAAATATACTTTCGTGCCAAACCCCATTTTTACTCTTAAACTCAACAATTTCTTGCTTGTTGCTCTGTTCATTGTTGCGAATATAGTAAAAGGCTGAGAGATCAGGCGT is a window encoding:
- a CDS encoding PD40 domain-containing protein, which gives rise to MRCISCLFVLCLLAISFDGLSKEVTHKNLTGPYLGQIPPGSAPTVFAPDIVSTNGWEVSGVFTPDLSAFYYIRNNEQSNKQEIVEFKSKNGVWHESIFSPRHGTPLFSPNGDIMHLGKRYRKRTENGWSELQPLAEALDTWRIMRLSASANGTVFFDEFKNDLTGDIRYSKRVNGQYQAPKLLNKEINNGKSFHPFIAPDESYLIFDSTRESGFGGSDLYISYKQKNGTWGTPINLGNKINTNEWEALASVTPDGKYLFFNRKVSKEGDIDIFWVSADFIEQLRPAN